A genomic segment from Hyalangium gracile encodes:
- the sitA6 gene encoding SitA6 family polymorphic toxin lipoprotein, with translation MAKPILPGALVPLSFVTLLLSACAAPSPALGAWEAAQRADPATCEEPSADHCVVFACVDGECGIFGCEDVDPEAVADASLDSHVELARGFRPPFRAPGPHRNWRRAGLREDARPRMTVHFRYRDGFLPAFPLLEGRLIKHHLFPQEAILARWFKANGINIHAWTMLVPEHVHLRIHRGARGGMWNEAWRQYAKANGFGFVPREELLRKAFELALRYDIAGPIRSYSSPVPPPGPQLLAP, from the coding sequence ATGGCCAAGCCCATCCTCCCAGGCGCTCTCGTGCCACTGTCCTTCGTGACGCTGCTGTTGTCCGCATGCGCCGCTCCATCGCCCGCTTTGGGCGCGTGGGAGGCTGCTCAGCGAGCTGACCCCGCCACATGTGAGGAACCCAGCGCCGATCACTGTGTCGTGTTCGCGTGTGTTGACGGGGAATGCGGCATCTTCGGTTGCGAGGATGTGGATCCGGAGGCGGTCGCGGACGCATCTCTCGACAGTCACGTGGAACTGGCACGTGGTTTCCGCCCGCCCTTTCGGGCCCCTGGACCCCATCGCAACTGGAGGCGAGCCGGTCTACGCGAGGACGCCCGGCCCCGGATGACGGTCCACTTCCGTTACCGCGACGGCTTTCTCCCCGCCTTTCCACTGCTCGAAGGAAGGCTGATCAAGCACCACCTGTTTCCACAGGAGGCCATACTCGCCCGATGGTTCAAAGCCAATGGCATCAACATCCACGCGTGGACGATGCTCGTCCCTGAGCATGTCCACCTCCGCATCCACAGGGGGGCACGAGGCGGCATGTGGAACGAGGCATGGCGGCAGTACGCCAAAGCCAACGGCTTCGGCTTCGTGCCACGCGAGGAGTTGCTGAGAAAAGCCTTTGAGCTGGCCCTCCGCTACGACATCGCAGGGCCCATCCGCTCCTACTCCTCCCCGGTTCCGCCACCG